In the genome of Xanthocytophaga agilis, one region contains:
- a CDS encoding DUF305 domain-containing protein encodes MKTLRMALSVPLLSIASFYIFAVSIHSNNGEATNVENTPVETHKIDTRENLTTPQPQAQSKDEIMVADAIVEMRENMQQITLNNHADKDFAGLMKELHQGAIDMAQIEIELGKNNVLKAKARQIVATMEEQMSRLTAHTQKIEKQSKKQDNKQFTTNKFSQMVSKTLTKMDQQISEDELTGEVDQEFVVLMKTLYQGVIDIAQAEVEHGRDMATKQIAKNTVEAFQDEVNQFQSLLENNTLTSR; translated from the coding sequence ATGAAAACTCTACGAATGGCTCTGAGTGTCCCTCTACTTTCTATTGCCTCCTTCTATATATTTGCTGTATCCATTCATTCCAACAATGGAGAAGCTACAAATGTGGAAAATACTCCAGTGGAAACACATAAAATAGATACTCGTGAAAACCTCACCACACCTCAGCCTCAAGCACAGTCCAAGGATGAGATAATGGTAGCGGATGCTATAGTGGAAATGAGGGAAAATATGCAGCAGATCACATTAAACAACCATGCGGACAAAGATTTTGCAGGACTGATGAAGGAACTTCACCAAGGAGCCATCGACATGGCACAGATAGAAATAGAACTAGGCAAAAACAATGTATTGAAAGCGAAAGCCAGACAAATTGTTGCGACTATGGAAGAACAGATGTCCAGGCTAACAGCACATACACAAAAAATAGAAAAACAATCCAAAAAACAGGATAACAAACAATTCACTACCAATAAATTTTCTCAGATGGTTTCCAAAACTCTTACAAAAATGGATCAGCAGATAAGCGAAGATGAGTTGACAGGTGAGGTAGATCAGGAATTTGTAGTTTTGATGAAGACTCTTTATCAGGGAGTTATTGATATAGCACAGGCAGAAGTTGAGCATGGTAGGGATATGGCCACAAAGCAAATAGCGAAAAATACCGTTGAAGCATTTCAGGATGAGGTGAATCAATTCCAATCCTTACTGGAAAATAACACGTTGACCAGTAGATAA